One Centroberyx gerrardi isolate f3 chromosome 2, fCenGer3.hap1.cur.20231027, whole genome shotgun sequence DNA window includes the following coding sequences:
- the LOC139917327 gene encoding ras-GEF domain-containing family member 1B-B-like, whose amino-acid sequence MPPTTPYAGKFSPCGPYSNNNNNSQPLSPYRSAAAAKAAKENVYNSGYAATENPYDIPQPHSSYRNAAAAAAATTTVREHLYNSGHAVTENPYSTAQPHSPRHSATSCPARSHRSSSSGSGGSSDRYRNTSSSSSDQSYRNNAAAAKEHLYGHGISASYGEMCYHDNSLVSASLEALIQHLVPTVDYYPDRSYVFTFLLSSRLFLHPYELMTRVCQLCVEQQRSGDALLDKIRIREVAPKLVQLLTEWTETFPYDFRDERMMRCLKDMTHHVARGDEYSWRAMQQMTQRLIKRLSALGQYEEAVAALNAVAMERPASLKSKQASGQRGDVLSVCDDPFVLAQQLTHIELDRLSFIGPEEFIQTFAMKDPLENHKGFFRKRKTSNLEAYVNWFNRLSFLVATEICMPVKKKHRARAIEFFIDVAQECFNIGNFNSLMAIITGMNMSPVARLKKTWSKVNTDKFEILEHQMDPSSNFSNYRTALRGATQRSETAHSSQERIVIPFFSLLIKDIYFLNEGCASRLTNGHINFEKLWELAKQVSEFLVWRQVVCPFDRDRRVLQHLVTSPVFNEDELHLASYESEGPENNMEKDSRRSLRSSLLHRENRS is encoded by the exons ATGCCTCCCACGACTCCCTACGCCGGTAAGTTCAGCCCCTGCGGTCcgtacagcaacaacaacaacaactctcAGCCCCTCAGTCCGTATCgcagcgccgccgccgccaagGCCGCCAAGGAAAACGTCTACAACAGCGGCTACGCCGCCACAGAAAACCCCTACGACATACCGCAGCCTCACAGCTCGTACCGcaacgccgccgccgccgccgccgccaccacgACCGTGAGGGAGCATCTGTACAACAGCGGCCATGCGGTGACAGAGAACCCGTACTCCACGGCGCAGCCTCACAGCCCTCGCCACAGCGCCACTTCCTGTCCCGCGCGCTCGCACCGCAGCTCCagcagcggcagcggcggcagcagcgACCGTTACCgcaacaccagcagcagcagcagcgaccAGTCGTATCGGAACAACGCCGCCGCGGCGAAAGAACATCTCTACGGACACGGCATCTCCGCCAGCTACGGGGAGAtgtgttaccatgacaacagctTGGTGTCGGCGTCCCTCGAGGCGCTGATCCAGCACCTGGTTCCCACAGTCGACTACTATCCTGAT cgGTCGTATGTCTTCACCTTCCTGCTCAGCTCCCGCCTCTTCCTGCACCCGTACGAACTCATGACCCGGGTGTGCCAGCTGTGTGTGGAGCAGCAGCGCTCCGGAGACGCCCTGCTGGACAAG ATCCGTATCCGTGAGGTGGCGCCCAAGCTGGTGCAGCTGCTGACCGAGTGGACCGAGACGTTTCCCTACGACTTCAGGGACGAGAGGATGATGCGCTGCCTCAAAGACATGACGCACCACGTGGCCAGAGGGGACGAG TACTCGTGGCGGGCCATGCAGCAGATGACCCAGCGGCTGATCAAGCGGCTGTCGGCCCTCGGTCAGTACGAAGAGGCCGTGGCGGCGCTGAACGCCGTGGCGATGGAGCGGCCCGCCTCCCTGAAGAGCAAACAGGCCTCGGGTCAGCGCGGTGACGTACTGAGCGTGTGCGATGACCCCTTCGTCCTCGCCCAGCAGCTCACGCACATCGAACTG gACAGACTGAGTTTCATCGGTCCTGAAGAATTCATCCAGACGTTCGCCATGAAGGATCCTCTGGAAAACCACAAG GGTTTCTTCCGGAAGCGTAAGACCAGCAACCTGGAGGCCTACGTGAACTGGTTCAACAGACTGAGCTTCCTGGTGGCTACTGAGATCTGTATG ccagtgaagaagaagcacAGAGCGCGGGCCATAGAGTTCTTCATCGACGTGGCCCAGGAGTGTTTCAACATCGGCAACTTCAACTCCCTCATGGCCATCATCA ctgggATGAACATGAGTCCTGTTGCCAGACTGAAGAAGACCTGGAGCAAAGTCAACACTGACAAGTTCGAAATTCTGGAG CACCAGATGGACCCGTCCAGTAACTTCAGTAACTACCGCACGGCGCTCCGCGGCGCCACCCAGAGGTCTGAGACCGCACACAGCAGCcaggagagg ATTGTGATTCCATTCTTCAGCCTCCTGATTAAAGACATCTACTTCCTGAATGAAGGCTGTGCCAGCAGACTGACCAACGGACACATCAACTTTGAG AAACTGTGGGAGCTGGCCAAGCAGGTGAGTGAGTTCCTGGTCTGGCGTCAGGTGGTTTGTCCGTTCGACAGAGACCGGCGCGTCCTGCAGCACCTCGTCACCTCGCCCGTCTTCAACGAAGACG AGCTTCATCTGGCCTCATATGAGAGCGAAGGACCTGAGAACAACATGGAGAAAGACAGTCGCAGGTCTCTCag ATCCTCCCTTCTGCATCGAGAGAATCGGTcataa